One stretch of Theropithecus gelada isolate Dixy chromosome 12, Tgel_1.0, whole genome shotgun sequence DNA includes these proteins:
- the LOC112635839 gene encoding small integral membrane protein 26-like: MSRLHSGPARIEALASVPKYQNQFTAWYWRMLVVYGIGTWSLVGSVLCFAWKMAKPSGIEVQQKDGSTSGVPSKLSEPPKGFYVETIVTYKEDFVPITEKILNNWKSWTGGLGAEP; encoded by the coding sequence ATGAGCCGCCTCCACAGTGGGCCTGCGAGAATCGAGGCCCTCGCCAGCGTACCCAAGTATCAAAACCAGTTCACGGCCTGGTACTGGCGAATGTTGGTGGTCTATGGGATCGGCACCTGGTCTCTGGTGGGCTCAGTGCTTTGCTTTGCCTGGAAAATGGCAAAGCCATCAGGTATTGAAGTACAGCAAAAGGATGGCTCAACAAGTGGAGTACCCAGTAAACTATCTGAACCCCCAAAAGGGTTTTATGTGGAAACAATTGTTACATATAAAGAAGATTTTGTTCCAATTACTGAAAAGATCCTCAACAACTGGAAATCATGGACTGGAGGCCTTGGTGCAGAACCATGA